One window from the genome of Pseudoliparis swirei isolate HS2019 ecotype Mariana Trench chromosome 24, NWPU_hadal_v1, whole genome shotgun sequence encodes:
- the syngr2b gene encoding synaptogyrin-2b translates to MAEKGAASAYGASLAGGEGFDFIKFVRQPQTIVRILSWIFALVVFACISTEGYINSLHSAEVKCIFNQNNSACHYSIGIGVIAFLACVAFLVLDAYLPFMSNAQQRKYAVIADLVFSGVWCFLWFVCFCLLASLWAKTADVSVVPEDAARATVAFSFFSISTWGILTYFAFIRFRRGINEATIPTYIDGPDHNTPYPPTYAPTSYNPTTYTPTTYNTYPSNVADMHQPPPFTPIPQPQGDSEYQPPSH, encoded by the exons atggcgGAGAAGGGCGCTGCAAGTGCGTACGGGGCTTCGCTCGCAGGAGGAGAAGGCTTCGACTTCATCAAGTTTGTCCGGCAACCGCAAACCATCGTTCGGATACTCAGTTGG ATATTTGCCCTGGTGGTGTTTGCTTGCATCTCAACGGAGGGCTACATCAACTCCCTCCACAGTGCCGAGGTAAAGTGCATCTTCAACCAGAACAACTCGGCGTGCCATTACTCCATTGGCATCGGGGTGATCGCCTTCCTGGCATGTGTTGCCTTCCTGGTGTTGGACGCCTACTTGCCTTTTATGAGCAATGCACAGCAAAGGAAATACGCTGTCATTGCAGACCTGGTATTCTCAG GGGTGTGGTGCTTCCTTTGGTTCGTTTGTTTCTGCCTGTTGGCCAGTCTGTGGGCTAAAACTGCTGATGTCTCCGTTGTCCCAGAGGACGCCGCTCGAGCGACTGTGGCCTTCTCATTCTTTTCTATCTCCACATGG GGGATCCTGACCTACTTTGCATTTATCCGTTTCCGCCGCGGCATTAATGAAGCGACCATCCCAACCTACATCGACGGCCCGGATCACAACACCCCTTACCCTCCGACCTACGCCCCCACCTCCTACAACCCCACCACCTACACCCCTACCACTTACAACACATACCCCAGCAACGTGGCCGACATGCACCAGCCGCCGCCCTTCACACCGATTCCCCAGCCGCAAGGAGACTCTGAATACCAGCCGCCCAGCCACTGA